The proteins below come from a single Chiloscyllium punctatum isolate Juve2018m chromosome 20, sChiPun1.3, whole genome shotgun sequence genomic window:
- the emx3 gene encoding empty spiracles homeobox 3 — MFQPTAKRCFTIEALVGKDNTSALGDEPLRPTALRYADSVHAAPFGSGFPNAGRTLYSSPELLFPEPVTHAASPALSMHPGNPHHLPAQSFFAPQQREALSFYPWVLRNRYLGHRFQGSEGGAEGLLLHGPFTRKPKRIRTAFSPSQLLRLERAFEKNHYVVGAERKQLANSLCLTETQVKVWFQNRRTKYKRQKLEEESPETQQKRKGTQHVNRWRMATRQTSPEDIDVISED; from the exons ATGTTCCAGCCCACGGCCAAGAGATGCTTCACCATCGAGGCTCTGGTGGGTAAAGACAACACCTCGGCCCTAGGGGATGAGCCCCTGCGCCCCACCGCTCTCAGATACGCCGACTCGGTGCACGCCGCCCCGTTTGGAAGTGGCTTCCCGAACGCCGGCAGGACTCTCTACAGCAGCCCCGAGCTCCTGTTCCCTGAGCCGGTGACACATGCGGCCAGCCCCGCTCTGTCGATGCACCCGGGCAATCCGCACCATCTCCCCGCACAGTCATTCTTTGCACCGCAACAGAGAGAGGCGCTGAGCTTTTACCCCTGGGTGTTAAGGAACAGATACCTGGGTCACAGGTTTCAAG GGAGTGAAGGGGGAGCCGAGGGTTTACTCCTCCACGGCCCGTTCACCAGAAAACCCAAACGGATTCGGACGGCCTTCTCTCCTTCCCAGCTCCTGAGGTTAGAGAGAGCCTTCGAGAAAAATCACTACGTGGTGGGAGCCGAGCGGAAACAGCTAGCGAATAGCCTGTGCCTCACAGAAACCCAG GTGAAAGTATGGTTTCAGAACAGAAGGACAAAATACAAGCGGCAGAAGCTGGAGGAGGAGAGCCCGGAGACACAGCAGAAACGGAAAGGCACACAGCACGTCAACAGATGGAGAATGGCCACCAGACAAACTAGCCCAGAGGACATTGATGTCATTTCAGAAGATTAG